From a region of the Candidatus Brocadia sp. genome:
- a CDS encoding HlyD family efflux transporter periplasmic adaptor subunit: MSKPSYKKHLIWIIPIVVVAGGAFFGYKYWKAKKYALPEGIASGNGRIESKLVDVAAKEPLRVKEVLADEGDRVEPGQVLVRLDTITLDAELAKAKANVAATQERLAIANAAIIRRKSEIELAKIEVERTRKLVEERAGTQREYDVRRTELETTTAALAEEEARLQTAKQEVEVAQANVATIQTRIDDATLTSPVRGRVLYRLAEPGEVLASGGKALTLVNLKDIYMEIFLPAQQAAKLKVGAEGRITLDHAPGRAAAGYVSFVSPEAQFTPKQVETRSERDKLMFRVKIQLPEELAVSYMDYIKTGVRGVGYVRVDESASWPNWLQNLVTAPPKMYEQPREVR, encoded by the coding sequence ATGTCCAAACCGAGCTACAAAAAGCACCTGATATGGATTATACCGATAGTCGTTGTCGCGGGCGGCGCATTCTTCGGCTATAAGTACTGGAAGGCGAAGAAATACGCGCTGCCGGAGGGGATCGCCTCGGGTAACGGCCGAATCGAGAGCAAGCTGGTTGATGTCGCCGCCAAGGAACCGCTGAGGGTCAAGGAAGTCCTCGCCGATGAAGGTGATCGCGTCGAGCCGGGTCAGGTGCTGGTGAGGCTGGACACCATCACGCTGGATGCCGAATTGGCGAAGGCGAAGGCAAATGTCGCTGCCACGCAGGAGCGCCTGGCGATAGCCAACGCCGCAATCATCAGGCGGAAAAGCGAGATAGAGCTTGCCAAAATCGAGGTTGAGCGCACCCGAAAACTCGTTGAAGAACGCGCCGGCACCCAGCGGGAGTATGATGTCCGCAGGACGGAGCTGGAAACAACCACGGCTGCACTCGCAGAAGAGGAGGCGCGGCTGCAAACCGCCAAGCAGGAGGTCGAAGTGGCTCAGGCGAATGTGGCAACAATTCAGACCCGCATCGATGATGCAACACTCACCTCCCCGGTCCGCGGAAGGGTGCTGTATCGCCTGGCTGAACCTGGCGAAGTCCTTGCATCCGGCGGGAAAGCATTGACACTGGTGAATCTGAAAGATATCTATATGGAGATATTCCTTCCTGCACAACAGGCCGCCAAACTGAAGGTTGGAGCCGAAGGGAGGATTACCCTTGACCATGCCCCCGGCCGCGCGGCCGCCGGATATGTTAGCTTCGTGTCCCCGGAGGCGCAATTCACTCCCAAACAGGTCGAGACACGCAGCGAACGTGACAAGCTGATGTTCCGCGTCAAGATCCAGTTGCCTGAGGAGCTGGCCGTCTCTTACATGGATTACATCAAAACAGGCGTCAGGGGCGTTGGATACGTCAGGGTGGATGAATCTGCTTCCTGGCCGAACTGGCTGCAGAATCTCGTGACAGCGCCTCCAAAGATGTATGAACAACCCAGGGAGGTGCGTTGA
- a CDS encoding efflux transporter outer membrane subunit, with translation MLLTMVVTLSGCAVGPDFVKPEARVQESWSEKGDSRVATQTAVDSQWWKVFQDPTFDQLIKLACQQNLPLQITGLRILEARARLGIAIGRQFPQQQEVFGGVTREEISDNAPNSSFRDQNYLDYQVGFDAVWELDFWGKFRRDVQAAHATLISSEADYDDALVSLTAEVARTYTVIRTFEVLIELTRKNAKVQEEGLEIAESRFRNGVNTELDVAQARTLLESTRASIPTLQSGLRQAQNALSTLLGQPPGAIEAVLDGHKGIPTAPAEVAISVPAELLRRRPDIRSAELSAAAQCARIGIAKADLYPSFSLLGEIGFQSSSEGGVQSNRADLDNLFDSSSFYYAFGPQVKLPFFNYGRIENNVRVQDARFQQLLVNYKNTVLRAAQESEDALIGFLKAQEATAFVQNSAHAAQRSVEIALIQYREGAVDYQRVLDTQRALLQEEIRLAETRSSIATNLIALYKALGGGWELRQGQSVISESMQAEMQKRTDWGKLLPPPSPKPENLNPLPARDVPIIKKPYW, from the coding sequence TTGCTTCTGACCATGGTCGTAACGCTGAGCGGGTGCGCCGTGGGCCCCGACTTTGTGAAACCGGAAGCCAGGGTTCAGGAAAGCTGGAGCGAGAAGGGCGATTCACGGGTTGCGACTCAGACCGCCGTTGATAGCCAGTGGTGGAAAGTCTTTCAGGACCCGACGTTCGATCAGCTCATCAAGCTCGCCTGCCAGCAAAACCTGCCGTTACAGATTACCGGTCTGAGAATTCTGGAAGCCCGCGCCCGGTTAGGCATTGCCATCGGCCGTCAGTTTCCCCAGCAACAAGAGGTATTTGGCGGTGTAACCAGGGAGGAGATCAGCGATAATGCGCCGAATAGTTCCTTCCGGGACCAAAATTATCTGGATTATCAGGTGGGCTTTGATGCGGTCTGGGAACTGGATTTCTGGGGCAAGTTTCGTCGGGACGTGCAAGCAGCCCATGCCACGCTGATCTCTTCGGAGGCCGACTACGACGACGCCCTTGTCTCGCTCACTGCGGAAGTCGCCCGCACCTATACGGTGATTCGAACCTTTGAGGTGCTCATTGAACTAACCAGAAAAAACGCCAAAGTTCAGGAGGAAGGGCTGGAGATTGCCGAGTCTCGCTTCCGTAATGGGGTCAACACGGAGCTGGATGTGGCCCAGGCCCGCACGTTACTGGAAAGTACCCGGGCTTCCATACCAACCCTGCAAAGCGGGCTGCGGCAGGCCCAGAATGCCCTGAGCACGTTGCTGGGGCAACCGCCAGGCGCAATTGAGGCCGTGCTGGATGGACACAAAGGAATTCCCACGGCGCCTGCAGAAGTGGCCATCAGCGTACCGGCTGAATTGCTGCGGCGGCGCCCGGATATCCGCAGCGCGGAGCTTTCCGCCGCTGCGCAGTGTGCCCGTATTGGCATTGCCAAAGCGGATCTCTATCCCAGCTTTTCGCTTTTGGGAGAGATCGGGTTTCAGAGCAGCAGTGAAGGCGGGGTTCAGTCCAACCGTGCAGACCTTGACAATCTGTTTGACTCAAGCAGCTTTTACTATGCCTTTGGCCCGCAGGTTAAGCTGCCCTTTTTCAATTACGGACGTATCGAGAACAATGTGCGCGTCCAGGACGCGCGGTTCCAGCAGTTGCTCGTCAACTACAAAAACACGGTGCTCAGGGCAGCCCAGGAATCGGAAGACGCCCTGATCGGCTTCCTTAAAGCCCAGGAAGCCACGGCCTTTGTGCAAAACTCCGCTCATGCCGCCCAGCGGTCGGTGGAGATAGCCCTGATTCAGTATCGGGAAGGAGCCGTGGACTATCAGCGCGTGCTGGATACGCAGCGCGCTTTATTGCAGGAGGAGATTCGTCTGGCCGAGACGCGCTCGTCCATTGCCACAAATTTGATTGCCCTTTACAAGGCGTTGGGCGGAGGGTGGGAATTGCGGCAGGGTCAATCCGTTATATCGGAAAGTATGCAAGCCGAGATGCAAAAGCGGACCGACTGGGGTAAGTTGTTGCCGCCGCCGTCACCAAAGCCGGAAAATTTAAATCCGCTGCCGGCCCGGGACGTACCGATTATAAAAAAACCTTACTGGTGA